A window of Metabacillus sp. B2-18 contains these coding sequences:
- a CDS encoding YitT family protein, translating into MNTIKIVCIIVLGSLLLSIGINVFLTPYKVLDGGMIGIGLILHYLFHLKTGLMIIVFSTPIFLVAWIYYRKYFYNSLHGLLLSSFFIDLLKPLDGIVHASPIVSSIIGGIFVGSGIGLMLRIGTSTGGTDLLAQFISDKSGVNVGILIFFIDMVVIMLGGLLISSETLILSCVTIVFVGLTTTIVSSKSIKEV; encoded by the coding sequence ATGAATACGATAAAAATAGTGTGTATTATTGTGTTAGGAAGTCTTCTATTATCCATTGGAATCAATGTTTTTTTAACACCTTATAAAGTGCTGGATGGTGGGATGATCGGGATTGGCTTGATTTTGCACTATTTGTTCCATTTAAAAACAGGTTTGATGATCATTGTTTTTAGTACACCAATATTTCTCGTTGCATGGATCTATTATAGAAAGTATTTTTATAATAGTTTACATGGCTTGTTACTTTCATCTTTTTTTATTGATTTGCTAAAACCATTGGATGGAATTGTTCATGCATCACCAATTGTAAGTTCAATTATTGGAGGGATATTTGTCGGCTCTGGGATTGGATTAATGCTTCGTATCGGGACTAGCACTGGTGGAACAGATCTGCTTGCTCAATTTATATCTGACAAATCTGGAGTTAACGTTGGAATTTTAATCTTTTTTATTGATATGGTTGTGATTATGCTAGGAGGTCTATTAATATCAAGTGAAACATTAATTTTGTCTTGTGTTACCATCGTATTCGTTGGTTTAACAACAACAATTGTTTCATCAAAATCTATAAAGGAAGTTTAA
- the ndk gene encoding nucleoside-diphosphate kinase — MQRTFIMVKPDGVKRKLIGEIVRRFEQKGFTLLQAEFMTIDQEKAEYHYEEHKEKPFFGELVDFITSAPVFAMVWEGENIIEVSRTMIGKTSPTEALPGTIRGDFAFCKEENVIHGSDSLESAEREIANFFDPLKLRDGKADYNQNVRKSS, encoded by the coding sequence ATGCAGAGAACTTTTATCATGGTCAAACCTGATGGTGTGAAAAGAAAATTAATTGGAGAAATTGTTAGACGTTTTGAACAAAAGGGGTTTACTCTTTTACAAGCAGAATTCATGACAATTGATCAAGAAAAAGCTGAATACCATTATGAAGAACATAAAGAAAAGCCATTTTTCGGTGAGTTGGTTGATTTTATTACATCAGCACCTGTTTTTGCGATGGTTTGGGAAGGTGAAAACATCATTGAGGTTTCTCGAACGATGATAGGGAAAACAAGTCCAACAGAAGCACTGCCAGGTACAATTCGTGGAGATTTTGCTTTTTGTAAAGAAGAAAATGTAATTCATGGATCAGATTCTCTAGAGAGTGCTGAACGGGAAATAGCAAATTTCTTTGATCCATTGAAGCTACGAGATGGAAAAGCAGATTACAATCAGAATGTGAGAAAAAGTAGCTAA
- a CDS encoding ABC transporter ATP-binding protein — protein sequence MKQTHLAIEMQDIVKKFGSVVASDSVNFSVKKGEIHALLGENGAGKSTIMSMLSGIYKADSGTISIHGKTCQIRSPKESMELGIGMVHQNFRLVDTLTAIENIILGEKGQIWRGPSWLKKKSEEIEIISEQYGLKFPTNVPIWQLSVGEQQRVEIVKTLYRGADIIIFDEPTSVLTPFEAEQLFQTMKNLKKHGKTMIITTHKLKEVMEVSDRISVMRKGKMIAHRNRADTSVEELAQLMVGALRTKGVTVTSEPIGKPVIEVRNLSVQGERGVLSIDQVSFTIHEHEIVGVAGVAGNGQKELAETLTGLIPWKSGSIMFNQEQLISPTVQSLIDKGIAHIPEDRMKSGLAGSLGIVDNLLLKTYRTTKRTKWGLLQKKQNSEWSRKLVETFDVKTADLHSPVRQLSGGNQQKLLFAREIDQEPKLMIAVHPTQGLDVGATEAVHQMLLNLKLSGGAILLISEDLDEVMKLSDKILVLYNGKVNGVISRAKAEKEYIGQLMAGLDERKEGAVL from the coding sequence TTGAAACAAACACATCTAGCGATCGAAATGCAAGATATTGTGAAAAAGTTTGGTTCGGTAGTTGCCAGTGATTCTGTTAACTTTTCTGTCAAAAAAGGGGAGATTCATGCCTTATTAGGTGAAAATGGTGCAGGGAAAAGTACCATTATGAGCATGCTTTCCGGTATTTATAAAGCAGATAGTGGCACTATTTCTATACATGGTAAAACATGTCAGATTCGTTCGCCAAAGGAATCAATGGAATTAGGGATTGGAATGGTTCATCAAAACTTCCGTTTGGTCGATACACTAACAGCCATTGAAAATATTATTCTTGGTGAAAAGGGCCAAATATGGCGAGGCCCCTCTTGGTTGAAGAAAAAGAGCGAAGAAATAGAAATAATCTCAGAGCAATATGGACTAAAGTTTCCTACAAATGTTCCAATCTGGCAATTATCCGTTGGAGAGCAACAGCGTGTAGAGATTGTAAAAACACTTTATCGGGGTGCTGACATCATTATTTTCGATGAGCCTACATCTGTTCTGACTCCTTTCGAAGCAGAGCAATTATTTCAAACGATGAAGAACCTAAAAAAACATGGGAAAACAATGATCATCACAACTCACAAACTAAAAGAAGTGATGGAGGTTTCAGATCGAATTTCTGTTATGCGAAAAGGAAAAATGATTGCTCACCGAAATCGTGCTGATACGTCAGTTGAAGAGTTAGCGCAATTGATGGTCGGAGCCTTACGTACAAAAGGGGTAACAGTTACATCAGAGCCAATCGGAAAACCAGTTATAGAAGTGCGAAATCTTTCCGTTCAAGGAGAGCGTGGGGTGCTTTCGATTGATCAAGTTAGCTTTACGATTCATGAACATGAAATTGTGGGGGTGGCTGGTGTTGCAGGAAATGGACAGAAGGAACTTGCCGAAACGTTAACAGGGCTTATCCCGTGGAAAAGCGGATCCATCATGTTTAATCAAGAACAACTAATTTCTCCTACCGTTCAGAGTTTAATAGATAAAGGAATTGCCCATATTCCTGAGGATCGTATGAAAAGTGGTTTAGCAGGAAGCTTAGGAATAGTTGATAACTTACTATTAAAAACATATCGAACAACTAAACGTACAAAATGGGGTCTTCTCCAAAAGAAACAAAATAGTGAATGGTCAAGAAAATTAGTTGAAACATTTGATGTTAAAACAGCTGACCTACATAGCCCTGTTCGTCAGCTTTCAGGTGGTAATCAGCAAAAGCTATTATTCGCACGAGAAATTGATCAAGAGCCGAAGCTGATGATTGCTGTACATCCAACACAGGGGTTGGATGTTGGAGCTACAGAAGCTGTTCATCAGATGTTGCTAAATCTTAAGCTTTCAGGAGGTGCCATTTTACTCATATCGGAAGATTTAGATGAAGTAATGAAATTGTCCGATAAAATTTTAGTTTTATATAACGGAAAAGTGAACGGCGTCATCTCTCGGGCAAAAGCTGAAAAAGAGTATATTGGCCAACTTATGGCTGGTTTGGATGAGCGGAAGGAAGGAGCTGTTTTATGA
- a CDS encoding ABC transporter permease, whose product MNQKTSAEQAAVEIQGSKKKLELPFRLEYDPHKKSSSWFVPLLSILIALFICAVFIAIDGMNPITVYGKMLQGAFGSAFGISETLVKATPLLLCGLGVAIAYRISIWNIGAEGQFLLGAIGATAITIYFPNLPGIVYIPLMVIVGIVAGAVWGLLTALPRTYFQVNELITSLMLNYIALLLLDYFVFGPWRDPEGFNFPGTPMFLPSQLLATIGDTRLHIGVLFAIIAVVLFAFLILKTRWGYELRVLGANPSAAKYAGIKINKHILLVMMISGGMAGLAGMIEVSGVAGRLMYGISPGYGYTAIIVAWLARLNPWAMIVSSIFIGGLIVGGYSVQTIGLPSSMSLMLQGAILFCLIGGEMLSKFRVKK is encoded by the coding sequence ATGAATCAAAAAACATCTGCTGAACAAGCTGCTGTTGAAATACAGGGTTCTAAAAAGAAACTAGAATTGCCTTTTCGATTAGAATATGACCCACATAAAAAGTCGAGCAGCTGGTTTGTACCACTTTTATCAATACTTATAGCTTTATTTATTTGTGCTGTGTTTATTGCAATCGACGGGATGAATCCCATTACGGTTTATGGAAAAATGCTGCAAGGTGCATTTGGCTCTGCTTTTGGTATAAGTGAAACACTTGTAAAAGCGACCCCTCTTTTACTTTGTGGGCTCGGTGTGGCCATTGCTTACCGAATATCGATCTGGAATATTGGTGCAGAAGGGCAATTTTTACTAGGAGCAATTGGAGCAACAGCTATCACCATTTACTTTCCAAACTTGCCTGGAATCGTTTATATCCCACTTATGGTCATCGTCGGAATAGTAGCTGGTGCTGTATGGGGATTACTTACCGCCTTACCTCGTACCTATTTTCAAGTAAATGAACTGATTACTTCCTTGATGTTGAACTATATCGCTCTCTTGCTGTTAGATTATTTTGTTTTTGGACCATGGAGAGATCCTGAAGGCTTTAATTTTCCTGGAACTCCAATGTTTTTACCTTCACAATTACTTGCCACAATAGGTGATACTCGACTTCATATTGGAGTATTGTTTGCAATAATCGCGGTTGTTTTATTTGCATTTCTCATTTTAAAAACCCGTTGGGGCTATGAATTAAGAGTATTAGGTGCTAATCCATCAGCGGCTAAATACGCCGGTATCAAAATTAATAAACACATTCTCCTAGTTATGATGATTAGCGGAGGGATGGCAGGGTTAGCTGGAATGATTGAGGTATCTGGTGTTGCAGGAAGGCTCATGTATGGTATTTCACCAGGTTATGGATACACAGCTATTATCGTTGCATGGCTTGCCAGATTAAATCCATGGGCAATGATTGTTTCGTCGATTTTTATTGGTGGCTTAATAGTCGGTGGTTATAGTGTTCAAACCATTGGCCTACCATCTTCTATGTCCCTAATGCTTCAAGGTGCCATTTTATTTTGCTTAATTGGTGGAGAAATGCTTAGCAAATTTCGTGTGAAAAAGTAA
- a CDS encoding ABC transporter permease — MDVFILLLTAAISSGTPLLFAVLGGILSEKAGVIHLGTEGIMLIGAVMSCIVFIETESLFVTFIACLLASGFLGLIHAFLSISLGANQIVSGLAITLFGTGLSAYLGKSVAGIALPVSVPKVELSWLEFIPVIGKVFSNLDLFIWMSIVLTIVLYLYMYKTSWGLHLKAVGDSPSTTDVMGISVTGFRYFHVIFGSMLMGLSGFYLIMAYSPNWIEGMTAGRGWIAIALIIFARWNPIYALFCAYFFGGLDALGFRIQLFEIPVPSYFLKMIPYLATIVVLMFVGWKNRNKPPIEPKSLGVPYFREQRF, encoded by the coding sequence ATGGATGTTTTCATTTTGCTCTTAACAGCAGCCATATCATCTGGTACACCATTGCTGTTTGCAGTACTAGGAGGAATTTTAAGTGAAAAAGCAGGCGTCATACATCTTGGCACTGAAGGCATTATGCTAATTGGGGCAGTCATGTCATGTATTGTTTTTATTGAAACCGAAAGCTTGTTCGTAACATTTATTGCCTGCTTATTAGCCTCAGGATTCCTCGGACTTATTCATGCATTTTTAAGTATTAGTTTAGGTGCTAATCAAATTGTGAGTGGGTTAGCGATCACTTTATTCGGTACGGGACTGAGTGCGTATTTAGGTAAATCTGTAGCGGGAATTGCGTTACCGGTTTCCGTTCCGAAGGTGGAGCTAAGTTGGCTGGAGTTCATCCCTGTGATCGGTAAGGTGTTTTCAAACCTCGATCTTTTCATTTGGATGAGTATCGTGTTAACGATTGTTCTTTATTTATATATGTACAAAACTTCATGGGGCCTTCATTTAAAAGCGGTTGGTGATAGTCCTTCAACTACAGATGTGATGGGGATTTCAGTAACAGGTTTTCGTTATTTTCACGTCATTTTCGGCTCGATGCTTATGGGACTATCAGGATTTTATCTCATCATGGCCTATTCACCGAACTGGATAGAAGGAATGACAGCTGGAAGAGGATGGATTGCGATTGCTTTAATTATCTTTGCTCGCTGGAATCCTATCTACGCATTATTTTGCGCCTATTTTTTCGGTGGCCTTGATGCACTTGGTTTTCGTATTCAACTATTTGAAATACCGGTTCCATCTTATTTTCTGAAAATGATTCCCTATCTTGCAACGATTGTAGTCTTAATGTTTGTTGGCTGGAAAAACAGAAACAAACCTCCGATTGAACCAAAGTCATTAGGAGTTCCGTATTTCCGCGAGCAACGATTTTAA
- a CDS encoding BMP family ABC transporter substrate-binding protein has translation MKKKIMGLFVLIMMFMVIVACSQESSQPAEPETTEEETEATKTESETEELPKVAFVYIGVPGDGGWTFEHDKGRQMVDETFGITSTTVENVPEGPDAERVIEELAQDHDIIFTTSFGYMDPTVNVAKKYPDVVFMHATGYKTAENLGTYQGKGYQPGYLAGIAAGKLTENNKIGYVGAFPIPEVIYTINAFTLGAQSVNPDIEVSVVWSNTWFDPATERQAAMTLLDEGVDVLANYQDSPAGIQAAAERGVWGMGNDSDMNKYAPETYVTNPTLNWGPYYVDVVQSVIDGTWETNSYYGGLKEGMVDLAPFGKNVPQDVQDAVNTKKQEIIDGTFEVFSGPIYDQSGEIKLDEGETIPLEEILSMNWFVKGVKGTIPE, from the coding sequence TTGAAGAAAAAAATAATGGGCTTATTTGTATTGATCATGATGTTCATGGTTATTGTTGCTTGTTCTCAGGAGTCTTCACAGCCTGCTGAACCTGAGACAACAGAAGAAGAAACAGAAGCAACAAAAACAGAATCAGAAACAGAGGAATTACCAAAAGTAGCCTTTGTTTATATTGGTGTACCTGGTGATGGAGGTTGGACGTTCGAGCACGATAAAGGAAGACAAATGGTTGATGAAACATTTGGTATTACCTCGACAACAGTAGAAAATGTTCCGGAGGGGCCTGATGCTGAACGTGTTATTGAAGAACTTGCTCAAGATCATGACATTATTTTTACAACAAGCTTTGGATATATGGATCCAACTGTGAATGTAGCTAAAAAATATCCTGATGTTGTGTTTATGCATGCAACTGGTTATAAAACCGCTGAAAACCTGGGTACATACCAAGGGAAAGGGTATCAGCCCGGATATTTAGCTGGGATTGCGGCTGGAAAGTTAACAGAAAACAATAAAATTGGTTATGTTGGTGCCTTCCCAATACCAGAGGTTATTTACACAATTAATGCTTTCACATTAGGTGCACAAAGTGTAAATCCTGATATTGAAGTTTCAGTTGTTTGGAGTAATACATGGTTTGATCCTGCAACCGAAAGACAGGCAGCTATGACACTATTAGATGAAGGTGTTGATGTTCTAGCAAACTACCAAGATTCACCAGCGGGTATACAAGCTGCTGCTGAACGAGGGGTTTGGGGAATGGGGAATGACTCTGACATGAACAAATACGCTCCTGAGACTTATGTAACGAATCCAACTCTTAACTGGGGACCTTATTATGTTGATGTTGTGCAAAGTGTAATAGATGGGACATGGGAAACGAATTCCTATTATGGAGGTTTAAAAGAAGGAATGGTGGATTTAGCTCCATTCGGTAAAAATGTACCACAGGATGTTCAGGATGCTGTTAATACGAAAAAACAAGAAATCATTGATGGAACTTTTGAGGTATTTAGTGGTCCGATTTATGATCAGTCAGGAGAAATTAAGCTCGATGAGGGAGAAACAATTCCTCTTGAAGAAATTCTTAGTATGAACTGGTTTGTTAAAGGTGTAAAAGGAACAATTCCAGAATAA
- a CDS encoding aromatic ring-hydroxylating dioxygenase subunit alpha has translation MQVKDPVLFHQWHPVLLSKELADLPKAAEVLGEKIVIFRTSQGVHAFKDLCIHRGVPLSLGKVVNDAIVCPYHGWTYNTCGTCTKIPAMPIGKAIPRKAKAITYHCVEEAGLVWVCLGQPEHHPAIGEENVGNELVRVEMGPYEINAAGPRVVENFLDVSHLMFVHEGLLGDSQFPEIGDYEVHEQDGVLVSDEIDIYQPDPDGRGHGVHAKYTYKVFHPLCAGFTKRIDHSEEFFDLYLIVSPVNEEKSKAFMIMERNYALDEDEKVFVDFQDLLIEQDKIIVENQKPELLPLDLQAELHLKSDRVSIAYRKMLKEVGLSFGTA, from the coding sequence ATGCAAGTGAAAGATCCTGTTTTGTTTCATCAATGGCATCCGGTCCTATTATCGAAAGAGTTAGCTGATCTTCCAAAGGCTGCTGAAGTTCTTGGTGAAAAGATTGTCATATTTCGTACGTCTCAAGGTGTGCATGCTTTTAAAGATTTATGTATTCACCGCGGAGTACCACTGTCATTAGGTAAGGTTGTGAATGATGCAATTGTTTGTCCATATCATGGATGGACCTATAATACGTGTGGAACATGCACAAAAATCCCAGCAATGCCAATAGGAAAGGCGATACCAAGAAAGGCAAAAGCCATTACTTATCATTGTGTTGAAGAAGCCGGGTTAGTATGGGTCTGCCTGGGTCAACCAGAACATCACCCCGCTATTGGTGAAGAAAATGTGGGCAATGAATTGGTTCGTGTTGAAATGGGGCCTTATGAAATCAATGCAGCAGGGCCACGGGTTGTTGAAAATTTCCTAGACGTTTCACATCTTATGTTCGTTCATGAAGGACTTCTTGGAGACAGTCAGTTTCCTGAAATTGGTGATTATGAGGTGCATGAGCAAGATGGAGTTCTAGTTTCTGATGAAATCGACATTTATCAACCAGATCCAGATGGAAGAGGGCATGGCGTCCATGCAAAATACACGTATAAAGTCTTTCATCCACTTTGTGCAGGGTTTACAAAAAGAATTGATCATTCTGAAGAGTTTTTTGATCTTTATCTTATCGTTTCACCAGTAAATGAAGAAAAAAGTAAAGCGTTTATGATTATGGAACGCAATTATGCGCTCGATGAAGATGAAAAGGTATTTGTGGATTTTCAAGACCTTTTAATTGAACAAGACAAAATTATTGTAGAAAATCAAAAACCAGAGTTACTTCCACTTGATCTTCAAGCAGAGCTACATTTAAAGAGCGATAGAGTTAGTATTGCCTACAGAAAAATGTTAAAAGAAGTAGGATTATCATTTGGAACTGCATAA
- the hutP gene encoding hut operon transcriptional regulator HutP, with amino-acid sequence MALSKNRLIGRNAIMLLLSENPNEQLQFLQQNKWRGCLGKVGSMEANKVVASIETAAKKNGIIQSDVYRESHALYHAIMEALHGVTRGQVQLGSVLRTVGLSFAVLRGNPYDHEQEGDWIAVSLYGTIGAPVKGSEHETIGLGINHI; translated from the coding sequence ATGGCATTAAGTAAAAATCGATTAATTGGACGAAATGCAATTATGCTGTTGTTATCTGAAAATCCTAACGAACAGCTTCAATTCCTTCAACAAAACAAATGGAGGGGCTGTTTGGGGAAAGTGGGTTCGATGGAGGCGAATAAAGTCGTTGCATCTATTGAAACAGCAGCAAAGAAAAATGGCATCATTCAGTCTGATGTTTATCGTGAATCACATGCATTATATCATGCGATTATGGAAGCCTTACATGGTGTAACGCGAGGTCAAGTACAGTTAGGTTCAGTGTTACGAACCGTTGGACTTTCTTTCGCGGTTTTACGTGGCAATCCATATGATCATGAGCAAGAAGGAGATTGGATTGCTGTCTCGTTATACGGAACGATCGGAGCTCCAGTAAAAGGCTCCGAGCATGAAACGATTGGCCTTGGTATTAATCATATATAA
- the hutH gene encoding histidine ammonia-lyase, protein MILLDGESLSFSTLLKILFEGEEVGFSDESLKRVVASRKAVEKIVSEEKVVYGITTGFGKFSDVFIEKEDVELLQLNLIRSHACGIGDPFPEVVSRAMLVLRANALLKGFSGVRPIIIERLIDLVNAEIHPIIPQQGSLGASGDLAPLSHLALVLIGEGDVLYKGQKTTAIQALEQESLSPITLTAKEGLALINGTQAMTAMGVVAYLEAEKLAYQADLISAVTIEGLRGILDAFDEDIHLARGYKEQIDVANRIRSYLSDSLLTTRQGDIRVQDAYSIRCIPQVHGATWQALNYVKEKLEIEMNAATDNPLLFLGDEKVLSGGNFHGQPIAFAMDFLKIAIAELANISERRIERLVNPQLNDLPAFLSPEPGLQSGAMIMQYAAASLVSENKTLAHPASVDSIPSSANQEDHVSMGTIASRHAYQIITNTRRVLAVEAICSIQAAEFRGVQKMSTVTRKFYEEARQVVPSIVNDRVFSIDIEAMQHWLKLGATSIPTSLEGTK, encoded by the coding sequence ATGATTTTGCTAGATGGAGAAAGCTTAAGCTTTTCTACTTTACTAAAAATCCTATTTGAAGGAGAAGAAGTTGGATTCTCGGATGAAAGCTTAAAACGTGTGGTGGCAAGCAGAAAAGCGGTTGAAAAAATCGTTTCCGAGGAAAAAGTTGTTTATGGTATTACTACAGGATTCGGGAAATTTAGTGATGTGTTCATTGAAAAAGAAGACGTTGAGCTCCTTCAACTCAATTTAATTCGTTCACATGCATGCGGAATTGGTGATCCGTTTCCAGAAGTTGTTTCACGAGCAATGCTTGTTTTACGTGCCAATGCCTTACTCAAAGGTTTTTCGGGTGTACGTCCTATTATCATTGAAAGATTAATTGATTTGGTAAATGCCGAAATTCATCCTATTATTCCACAACAAGGCTCTTTGGGCGCAAGTGGTGATCTAGCTCCACTTTCACATCTTGCTCTCGTGTTAATAGGAGAAGGTGATGTGCTGTATAAAGGTCAAAAAACAACAGCAATTCAAGCACTAGAGCAAGAATCGCTTTCCCCAATAACCCTTACAGCAAAGGAGGGGCTAGCCCTTATTAATGGCACTCAAGCGATGACCGCAATGGGCGTAGTTGCCTATCTAGAGGCAGAAAAGTTAGCCTATCAAGCTGACTTAATCTCGGCTGTAACCATAGAGGGTTTAAGGGGAATTCTGGATGCTTTTGATGAGGATATTCATCTTGCTCGTGGATATAAAGAGCAAATTGACGTAGCGAACCGAATTAGATCCTATTTATCTGATAGTCTACTAACGACGAGACAAGGAGACATTCGCGTACAAGATGCCTATTCAATTAGGTGCATTCCGCAAGTTCATGGGGCTACATGGCAAGCGTTAAATTATGTGAAAGAAAAACTTGAAATTGAAATGAATGCAGCAACAGATAATCCGTTACTTTTTCTTGGTGATGAAAAGGTATTGTCTGGTGGAAACTTTCATGGCCAGCCGATTGCCTTTGCTATGGACTTTTTAAAGATCGCCATTGCAGAATTAGCCAATATCTCTGAACGACGAATTGAAAGATTAGTAAATCCTCAACTAAATGATTTACCAGCCTTTTTAAGTCCTGAGCCTGGTCTACAATCAGGTGCGATGATTATGCAATATGCCGCTGCCTCACTAGTCTCGGAAAACAAAACATTAGCACATCCGGCTAGTGTTGATAGTATTCCTTCATCAGCTAATCAAGAAGATCACGTTAGTATGGGAACAATCGCGTCACGACACGCTTATCAAATTATTACAAATACTCGGCGAGTGCTAGCGGTAGAAGCAATTTGCAGTATTCAAGCGGCTGAATTTCGTGGTGTTCAAAAGATGTCAACCGTTACAAGGAAATTTTATGAAGAAGCAAGACAGGTTGTTCCATCCATCGTAAATGATCGAGTTTTTTCGATCGATATAGAAGCAATGCAACATTGGTTAAAGCTCGGAGCAACATCAATACCAACTAGCCTGGAGGGAACAAAATGA
- the hutU gene encoding urocanate hydratase, translated as MNSNYVEKIKRYRGTKLNTKGWQQEAALRMLMNNLDQDVAENPEELVVYGGIGKAARNWESFDTIVTSLKSLENDETLLIQSGKPVVIFKTHENAPRVLMANSNLVPAYANWDTFHELDQQGLMMYGQMTAGSWIYIGSQGIVQGTYETFAELAKQHFHSSLKGTITLTSGLGGMGGAQPLAVTMNGGVCLAIEVDERKIDRRITTGYLDVKAYSTEEAIHVAEEAKKTGKALSIGLLGNASELLYNMIERNFIPDILTDQTSAHDPLNGYIPTGMSLKQAAQLRITNPKEYVKLSKASIASHVKAMLTIMDKGAVTFDYGNNIRQVAKDEGVENAYKFPGFVPAYIRPQFCEGKGPFRWVALSGDPEDIYKTDEAIMRTFSENKHLCNWIKMAQEKIKFQGLPSRICWLGYGERAKFGKILNNMVASGELKAPIVIGRDHLDAGSVASPNRETEAMKDGSDAVADWPILNAMINAVGGATWVSVHHGGGVGMGYSLHAGVVIVADGTKEADQRIQRVLTTDPGMGVVRHADAGYKLAMKTAHHHNIQMPMLEKGVDSCE; from the coding sequence ATGAATTCAAACTATGTGGAGAAAATAAAAAGATATAGAGGTACAAAACTCAATACAAAAGGATGGCAACAAGAGGCTGCTCTTCGGATGTTAATGAATAATTTAGATCAAGATGTTGCCGAAAATCCTGAGGAGCTTGTTGTATATGGTGGAATTGGGAAAGCTGCACGAAATTGGGAAAGTTTCGATACAATCGTCACATCTCTAAAATCATTAGAAAATGATGAAACACTGCTCATTCAATCTGGTAAGCCTGTTGTTATTTTTAAAACACATGAAAATGCGCCGCGTGTTTTGATGGCCAATTCCAATCTTGTTCCGGCTTATGCAAACTGGGATACGTTTCATGAACTCGACCAACAAGGACTTATGATGTACGGTCAAATGACGGCGGGCAGCTGGATTTATATTGGTTCCCAAGGTATCGTTCAAGGCACATATGAAACATTTGCTGAATTAGCAAAACAACATTTTCACTCTTCTCTTAAAGGGACGATTACGTTAACCTCAGGACTTGGAGGAATGGGTGGGGCACAACCTCTTGCTGTTACGATGAATGGCGGGGTTTGTCTTGCAATCGAAGTAGATGAAAGAAAAATTGACCGGAGAATAACAACGGGTTATTTGGACGTAAAAGCTTATTCAACAGAGGAAGCGATACATGTAGCCGAAGAAGCGAAGAAAACTGGTAAAGCATTATCAATTGGTTTACTAGGTAATGCATCTGAACTGTTATATAACATGATTGAACGTAATTTTATTCCAGATATTTTGACTGATCAAACCTCTGCTCATGATCCATTGAACGGATATATCCCCACAGGAATGTCCCTGAAGCAAGCAGCTCAGCTACGAATTACAAATCCAAAAGAATATGTAAAGCTTTCGAAAGCTTCTATAGCCAGTCATGTAAAAGCCATGCTCACAATAATGGATAAAGGAGCGGTCACCTTTGATTATGGAAACAATATTCGTCAGGTCGCTAAAGACGAAGGAGTAGAAAATGCTTATAAATTCCCAGGTTTCGTACCAGCTTATATTCGCCCGCAATTTTGTGAAGGAAAAGGTCCCTTTCGCTGGGTAGCATTATCAGGTGATCCTGAGGATATTTATAAAACAGATGAAGCGATAATGCGTACGTTCAGTGAAAATAAGCACTTATGTAATTGGATTAAAATGGCTCAGGAAAAAATTAAATTTCAAGGCTTACCTTCGCGGATATGCTGGTTAGGCTACGGCGAACGGGCAAAATTCGGGAAAATTTTAAACAACATGGTAGCAAGTGGCGAACTAAAAGCACCAATTGTGATTGGGCGGGACCATTTAGATGCAGGCTCGGTAGCTTCGCCAAACCGTGAAACTGAGGCAATGAAGGATGGCTCAGATGCTGTGGCAGATTGGCCAATTTTAAACGCAATGATCAATGCGGTTGGTGGTGCCACATGGGTTTCTGTTCATCATGGTGGTGGAGTTGGAATGGGATATTCCTTACATGCAGGTGTTGTTATTGTAGCGGACGGCACGAAAGAAGCTGATCAAAGAATTCAACGTGTACTCACAACAGATCCAGGTATGGGTGTTGTTCGCCATGCTGATGCTGGCTACAAGCTTGCAATGAAAACAGCTCACCATCATAACATTCAAATGCCAATGCTTGAAAAGGGAGTTGATTCTTGTGAGTAA